A single window of Luteipulveratus halotolerans DNA harbors:
- a CDS encoding GNAT family N-acetyltransferase, with protein sequence MTSAFSIRRASAPDAPAMARVHIESRTARMPYLPPQVRPFEQVVAWMEQVVLPAGPGWVAVVDGSVVGYAAVEADVLEALYVAPAHLGHGVGAALLDEVVRHVRGRLRLYVFEANEGARRFYERHGFVVVERRDGSDNMERLPDLVMARSAQGPVTPRSYDVAVLAPLTYALVAVLVVLAAMTALATVRGRPIDNPTFYVGCVAEALIVIQLVVGIVRSGDGDPAMSAALFIAYLAGLVAVLPIAGFWAIAERESRWGTGVLLVAALGLLVMLGRLVQIWNGQG encoded by the coding sequence GTGACTTCTGCCTTCAGCATCCGACGAGCGAGCGCCCCTGACGCGCCGGCGATGGCGCGCGTGCACATCGAGTCCCGGACCGCGAGGATGCCCTACCTCCCGCCTCAGGTGCGGCCCTTCGAGCAGGTCGTCGCGTGGATGGAGCAGGTGGTCCTGCCCGCCGGGCCCGGGTGGGTCGCGGTGGTCGACGGGTCGGTGGTCGGCTACGCGGCCGTCGAGGCGGACGTGCTGGAGGCGTTGTACGTCGCGCCCGCGCACCTCGGGCACGGCGTCGGTGCTGCGTTGCTCGACGAGGTCGTACGGCACGTCCGCGGCCGGTTGAGGCTGTACGTCTTCGAGGCCAACGAGGGCGCGCGGCGGTTCTACGAGCGGCACGGCTTTGTCGTGGTCGAGCGCCGCGACGGGTCGGACAACATGGAACGGCTCCCGGACCTGGTGATGGCGCGCAGTGCACAGGGACCGGTGACGCCGCGCTCGTACGATGTGGCGGTGCTCGCGCCCCTGACGTACGCCCTGGTCGCCGTCCTCGTCGTCCTCGCCGCGATGACCGCGCTCGCGACCGTGCGCGGACGACCGATCGACAACCCCACGTTCTACGTCGGGTGCGTCGCCGAGGCGCTCATCGTGATTCAGCTCGTCGTCGGGATCGTCCGCAGCGGCGACGGCGACCCTGCGATGTCCGCCGCGCTGTTCATCGCCTATCTCGCGGGCCTGGTGGCGGTGCTGCCGATCGCCGGGTTCTGGGCGATCGCCGAGCGTGAGTCGCGGTGGGGGACCGGAGTGCTGCTCGTCGCCGCTCTCGGCCTGCTCGTGATGCTGGGGCGCCTGGTGCAGATCTGGAACGGCCAGGGCTGA
- the glgP gene encoding alpha-glucan family phosphorylase — protein sequence MKAIRRFHVRTVLPEPLAPLGELATNLRWSWHSRTRDLFRDIDPQRWDEVGHDPVALLASLSGDELDRLSTDEAFVTRVREAADGLRRYLESPQWFQEWTASEHGPAAIAYFSAEFGITSVLPQYSGGLGILAGDHLKSASDLGVPIVGIGLFYKTGYFSQSLSRDGWQQETYPLHDPDNLPLSLVREHDGSPALVSLRLPEGRLLRAHIWKAQVGRVPLLLLDSDVDGNDDAARELTSRLYGGGGDHRLQQELLLGVGGVRALRIWSRLTGAPEPEVYHCNEGHAGFLGVERISELVSQRGLTFDEALEAVRAGTVFTTHTPVPAGIDRFGVDQVQRYLGGDCALPGVPVERIVPLGAEDYDGGSAGIFNMAVMGLRLAQRANGVSQLHGEVSRGMFDGLWPGFDDSEVPIASITNGVHAPTWMDRRVVELAQRHLGSDRVRHEDGWNDISNVPAEDMWHVKREMRQQLVDDVRRRVRDSWVTRGASAAELGWTQEILDPDVLTIGFARRVPTYKRLTLMLRDPARLRRLLLDPDRPVQLVIAGKAHPADDTGKKLIQQMVQFADDPKIRHRIVFLPDYDIAMARRLYPGCDVWLNNPLRPFEACGTSGMKAALNGGLNLSILDGWWDEWYDGHNGWAIPTADPSTGSGQAAMDADRRDDLEAAALYALIENHVAAQFYDRDEQDLPQRWIAMVAHTLRTLGPKVLATRMVRDYVTRLYAPAAHASRARAADDFAQARELASYRRAARGAFGQVHVDHVDSEGVGDAPQVGDRIRVKADVSLGTLAPDDVDVQVVFGRASETDELSDVEAVSLTHAEAYDGSRHRFEGEVTLPRTGAFGYTVRVLPRHPGLASPAELGLVVNA from the coding sequence GTGAAGGCCATCCGTCGTTTCCACGTGCGCACCGTCCTCCCCGAGCCGCTCGCACCCCTGGGTGAGCTGGCCACCAACCTGCGCTGGTCCTGGCACAGCCGGACCCGCGACCTGTTCCGTGACATCGACCCGCAGCGCTGGGACGAGGTCGGGCACGACCCGGTCGCGCTGCTCGCCTCGCTGTCCGGTGACGAGCTCGACCGGCTGAGCACCGATGAGGCGTTCGTCACACGCGTGCGTGAGGCGGCGGACGGACTGCGTCGCTACCTCGAGTCGCCGCAGTGGTTCCAGGAGTGGACCGCGAGCGAGCACGGCCCGGCCGCGATCGCGTACTTCAGCGCCGAGTTCGGCATCACCTCGGTGCTGCCGCAGTACTCCGGCGGCCTCGGCATCCTCGCCGGCGACCACCTGAAGTCCGCGTCCGACCTCGGCGTACCCATCGTCGGCATCGGACTGTTCTACAAGACCGGCTACTTCAGCCAGTCGCTGTCGCGCGACGGCTGGCAGCAGGAGACCTACCCGCTGCACGACCCGGACAACCTGCCCCTGTCGCTGGTGCGCGAGCACGACGGCTCACCGGCGCTGGTGAGCCTGCGGCTGCCCGAGGGACGGCTGCTGCGCGCACACATCTGGAAGGCGCAGGTCGGCCGGGTGCCCCTGCTGCTGCTCGACTCCGACGTCGACGGCAACGACGACGCGGCGCGCGAGCTCACCAGCCGGCTCTACGGCGGAGGCGGTGACCATCGCCTGCAGCAGGAGCTGCTCCTCGGCGTCGGCGGCGTACGGGCCCTGCGCATCTGGTCGCGCCTGACGGGTGCGCCCGAGCCCGAGGTCTACCACTGCAACGAGGGGCACGCCGGTTTCCTCGGGGTCGAGCGCATCAGCGAGCTCGTGTCGCAGCGCGGCCTCACGTTCGACGAGGCCCTGGAGGCCGTTCGGGCGGGCACGGTGTTCACGACGCACACGCCGGTGCCGGCCGGGATCGACCGGTTCGGGGTCGACCAGGTGCAGCGCTACCTCGGCGGTGACTGTGCGCTGCCGGGCGTGCCGGTCGAGCGCATCGTGCCGCTCGGGGCCGAGGACTACGACGGCGGGTCAGCCGGCATCTTCAACATGGCGGTCATGGGCCTGCGCCTCGCCCAGCGAGCCAACGGCGTCTCGCAGCTGCACGGCGAGGTCAGCCGCGGCATGTTCGACGGGCTGTGGCCGGGCTTCGACGACTCGGAGGTGCCGATCGCGAGCATCACCAACGGCGTCCACGCGCCCACCTGGATGGACCGCCGCGTCGTCGAGCTCGCGCAGCGCCACCTCGGCAGCGACCGGGTCCGCCACGAGGACGGCTGGAACGACATCAGCAACGTCCCGGCCGAGGACATGTGGCACGTCAAGCGTGAGATGCGTCAGCAGCTGGTCGACGACGTACGCCGGCGCGTGCGTGACTCGTGGGTGACCCGCGGAGCGTCCGCGGCAGAGCTCGGCTGGACCCAGGAGATCCTCGACCCCGACGTGCTGACGATCGGGTTCGCCCGGCGCGTGCCGACGTACAAGCGCCTGACGCTGATGCTGCGCGACCCCGCACGCCTGCGCCGGCTGCTGCTCGACCCCGACCGCCCGGTCCAGCTCGTCATCGCGGGCAAGGCCCACCCGGCCGACGACACCGGCAAGAAGCTGATCCAGCAGATGGTGCAGTTCGCCGACGACCCCAAGATCCGCCACCGCATCGTCTTCCTGCCCGACTACGACATCGCGATGGCGCGCCGGCTCTACCCGGGCTGCGACGTCTGGCTCAACAACCCGCTGCGCCCGTTCGAGGCGTGCGGCACCTCGGGCATGAAGGCCGCGCTCAACGGCGGCCTCAACCTGTCGATCCTCGACGGCTGGTGGGACGAGTGGTACGACGGCCACAACGGCTGGGCCATCCCCACCGCCGACCCTTCGACAGGCTCAGGACAAGCGGCGATGGACGCCGACCGCCGCGACGACCTCGAGGCCGCAGCGCTCTACGCCCTGATCGAGAACCACGTCGCCGCGCAGTTCTACGACCGCGACGAGCAAGACCTGCCGCAGCGCTGGATCGCGATGGTGGCCCACACCCTGCGCACGCTCGGGCCCAAGGTGCTCGCGACGCGCATGGTGCGCGACTACGTCACGCGTCTGTACGCCCCCGCCGCCCACGCGTCACGCGCCCGAGCGGCCGACGACTTCGCCCAGGCACGCGAGCTCGCGTCGTACAGGCGGGCTGCGCGCGGCGCGTTCGGTCAGGTGCACGTCGATCATGTCGACTCCGAGGGAGTCGGCGACGCGCCGCAGGTCGGCGACCGCATCCGTGTCAAGGCCGACGTCTCGCTCGGCACGCTCGCACCCGACGACGTCGACGTGCAGGTGGTCTTCGGCCGCGCGTCCGAGACCGACGAGCTGAGCGACGTCGAGGCGGTGAGCCTGACCCACGCCGAGGCGTACGACGGCTCGCGGCACCGGTTCGAGGGAGAGGTGACGCTGCCGCGTACGGGCGCGTTCGGCTACACCGTGCGCGTGCTGCCCCGGCACCCCGGCCTGGCCTCACCCGCCGAGCTCGGCCTCGTCGTCAACGCCTGA